In Bosea vestrisii, the following are encoded in one genomic region:
- a CDS encoding phasin family protein, which translates to MIQQFETIQKASKENVDAALKAFGATSKGVQALAVEATDYAKKSFEAGTATIEKLSGVKTLDKAIEIQSDYVKTAFEGYVAQVTKIGELYAAIAKDAYKPFEGIVAKAVPTAAK; encoded by the coding sequence ATGATCCAGCAGTTCGAGACCATCCAGAAGGCTTCCAAAGAGAACGTCGATGCGGCTCTGAAGGCGTTTGGCGCCACCTCGAAGGGCGTGCAGGCGCTCGCCGTCGAGGCCACCGATTACGCCAAGAAGTCGTTCGAGGCCGGCACCGCCACGATCGAGAAGCTGTCCGGCGTCAAGACGCTCGACAAGGCGATCGAGATCCAGTCGGACTACGTCAAGACCGCTTTCGAGGGCTATGTCGCCCAGGTCACCAAGATCGGCGAGCTCTATGCCGCGATCGCCAAGGATGCCTACAAGCCGTTCGAAGGCATCGTCGCCAAGGCCGTCCCGACCGCCGCCAAGTGA